The following coding sequences are from one Melanotaenia boesemani isolate fMelBoe1 chromosome 17, fMelBoe1.pri, whole genome shotgun sequence window:
- the LOC121628028 gene encoding C-type mannose receptor 2-like isoform X1, with protein MATNNSWNLFQSRMKILLLFILTFSGLSVLSTNFFRKYHYVNIPKTWAEAQAYCRDVYADLATIDSQAGNNRLLGGIQDPGKQAWIGLFDDAVWWKWTLGDVYFNINENFSNWKPGEPNNEDSNQSCVVMQFDGLWRDENCDTDRPSVCFNEQGPPKYYLMKTFMTWGNSLDYCRSNYTDLARVLTMSEVNEIYPPLGRNHWIGLHRNLWSNWSDQSPVTFTNWNNSKPDNQDKTMTSCAALNTTTGTWYDHDCDKKHEFICQTLIPPRSRIKMKFQSEADLSDPDIQQQILEQLHAKLKTNGITDFTLRWIDADGQTFRKEQSKKKG; from the exons ATGGCAACAAACAACAGTTGGAACCTTTTCCAGTCCAG GATGaagattttgctgttgtttattCTCACATTCTCAG GGCTTTCTGTTCTGTCTACAAACTTCTTCAGAAAGTACCACTATGTGAACATCCCAAAGACTTGGGCTGAAGCTCAGGCGTATTGCAGAGATGTGTACGCTGACCTGGCTACCATAGACAGCCAAGCAGGCAACAACAGGCTGCTAGGTGGAATCCAGGATCCTGGAAAACAAGCATGGATCGGGCTTTTTGATGACGCAGTCTGGTGGAAATGGACGCTGGGAGATGTATACtttaatattaatgaaaattTCAGCAACTGGAAACCCGGTGAGCCTAATAATGAAGACTCCAATCAGAGCTGTGTGGTGATGCAGTTTGATGGGCTGTGGCGTGATGAAAACTGTGACACAGATCGTCCTTCAGTTTGCTTTAATG aacAAGGTCCACCCAAGTACTACTTAATGAAAACTTTCATGACTTGGGGCAATTCTCTGGATTACTGTAGGTCCAACTACACTGATCTTGCCAGAGTATTGACCATGTCTGAAGTGAATGAAATCTATCCTCCACTGGGACGAAACCACTGGATCGGTCTCCACAGGAATCTCTGGTCTAACTGGTCTGACCAGAGCCCTGTGACCTTCACAAACTGGAACAACAGTAAACCTGACAACCAAGACAAAACCATGACTTCATGTGCAGCACTCAACACAACCACAGGAACGTGGTATGATCATGACTGTGATAAAAAGCACGAGTTTATCTGTCAAACTCTGATTCCACCGAGGAGTAGAATCAAGATGAAGTTCCAGTCTGAGGCCGACCTGAGTGATCCTGACATTCAGCAGCAGATTTTAGAACAG CTGCATGCAAAGTTGAAGACCAATGGTATAACAGATTTTACACTCCGCTGGATTGATGCAGACGGGCAAACTTTTCGCAAGgaacaaagcaagaaaaaag GTTGA
- the LOC121628028 gene encoding C-type mannose receptor 2-like isoform X2 yields the protein MIRPQTKQVNGNKQQLEPFPVQDEDFAVVYSHILRKYHYVNIPKTWAEAQAYCRDVYADLATIDSQAGNNRLLGGIQDPGKQAWIGLFDDAVWWKWTLGDVYFNINENFSNWKPGEPNNEDSNQSCVVMQFDGLWRDENCDTDRPSVCFNEQGPPKYYLMKTFMTWGNSLDYCRSNYTDLARVLTMSEVNEIYPPLGRNHWIGLHRNLWSNWSDQSPVTFTNWNNSKPDNQDKTMTSCAALNTTTGTWYDHDCDKKHEFICQTLIPPRSRIKMKFQSEADLSDPDIQQQILEQLHAKLKTNGITDFTLRWIDADGQTFRKEQSKKKG from the exons ATGATCAGACCACAAACAAAGCAAGTCAATGGCAACAAACAACAGTTGGAACCTTTTCCAGTCCAG GATGaagattttgctgttgtttattCTCACATTCTCAG AAAGTACCACTATGTGAACATCCCAAAGACTTGGGCTGAAGCTCAGGCGTATTGCAGAGATGTGTACGCTGACCTGGCTACCATAGACAGCCAAGCAGGCAACAACAGGCTGCTAGGTGGAATCCAGGATCCTGGAAAACAAGCATGGATCGGGCTTTTTGATGACGCAGTCTGGTGGAAATGGACGCTGGGAGATGTATACtttaatattaatgaaaattTCAGCAACTGGAAACCCGGTGAGCCTAATAATGAAGACTCCAATCAGAGCTGTGTGGTGATGCAGTTTGATGGGCTGTGGCGTGATGAAAACTGTGACACAGATCGTCCTTCAGTTTGCTTTAATG aacAAGGTCCACCCAAGTACTACTTAATGAAAACTTTCATGACTTGGGGCAATTCTCTGGATTACTGTAGGTCCAACTACACTGATCTTGCCAGAGTATTGACCATGTCTGAAGTGAATGAAATCTATCCTCCACTGGGACGAAACCACTGGATCGGTCTCCACAGGAATCTCTGGTCTAACTGGTCTGACCAGAGCCCTGTGACCTTCACAAACTGGAACAACAGTAAACCTGACAACCAAGACAAAACCATGACTTCATGTGCAGCACTCAACACAACCACAGGAACGTGGTATGATCATGACTGTGATAAAAAGCACGAGTTTATCTGTCAAACTCTGATTCCACCGAGGAGTAGAATCAAGATGAAGTTCCAGTCTGAGGCCGACCTGAGTGATCCTGACATTCAGCAGCAGATTTTAGAACAG CTGCATGCAAAGTTGAAGACCAATGGTATAACAGATTTTACACTCCGCTGGATTGATGCAGACGGGCAAACTTTTCGCAAGgaacaaagcaagaaaaaag GTTGA